CAGATCCACCACCCATATCCCTTGACGACACTATCCCTTCGAGATAATATCATTTCCATGATCAAGACCTTCAAATGCAAAGAGACCGAGAAGCTCTTTCATGGCCGGTTTTCGGCAAAATTGCCGCAGTCGATCCAAAAAACGGCCGTGATGAAACTCAAAATTCTCAACGCCGCCAGCCTTCTGGAAACCCTTCGTATCCCGCCCTCGAATCATCTTGAGGCGTTACGCGGCGCCAGAGAAGGACAATACAGCATACGCATCAACAAGCAATGGAGGATCTGTTTCGTCTGGCAGGGCAGCGATGCCTTTGACGTCGAGATCATCGACTATCATTGAGAGGACCTTATGGCAAAGCGTGATTTCCCCCCCATTCATCCCGGCGAGATTCTTCTTGCGGAATTCCTTGAACCCTTGGGCGTCAGCCAGTATCGACTGGCCAAGGATATCGGTGTAACGCCAAGACGCATCAACGAAATCGTTCACGGCCGCCGCGCCATCACGGCCGATACAGCACTGCGTCTCGGTCGGTTTTTCAACATGGAAGCGCAGTTCTGGCTCAACCTGCAGTCGCATTACGATATGGAAGTGGCCTTGGAGGAGTTGGGCGATCGACTGG
The sequence above is drawn from the Geoalkalibacter sp. genome and encodes:
- a CDS encoding type II toxin-antitoxin system RelE/ParE family toxin, giving the protein MIKTFKCKETEKLFHGRFSAKLPQSIQKTAVMKLKILNAASLLETLRIPPSNHLEALRGAREGQYSIRINKQWRICFVWQGSDAFDVEIIDYH
- a CDS encoding HigA family addiction module antitoxin; this encodes MAKRDFPPIHPGEILLAEFLEPLGVSQYRLAKDIGVTPRRINEIVHGRRAITADTALRLGRFFNMEAQFWLNLQSHYDMEVALEELGDRLEKEVHPLSRAA